In a single window of the Nitrospirota bacterium genome:
- a CDS encoding DUF4136 domain-containing protein, with product MRRTARDFIVVFILSLIAGCATPLVVDYDYDTAYDFTKLKTYDWIPSPPGSQIENMTEKRLTQAVNTQLGAKGYGQSSESPDFLISLQGVKKTVESGSTAVGASVGIPVGRAGTISVGGGKSKPRVKQEGTLTLGFLDRTTNTLIWQGTATAAIQPKSSPEEQQQRINQVIAELLKNFPPQVRK from the coding sequence ATGCGAAGGACCGCAAGAGATTTCATCGTAGTGTTCATCCTGAGTCTCATCGCCGGCTGTGCAACGCCGCTCGTGGTCGATTATGACTACGATACTGCCTATGATTTCACAAAGCTCAAGACCTATGACTGGATACCGTCACCGCCCGGCAGCCAGATTGAGAACATGACCGAGAAGCGGCTCACGCAGGCCGTGAACACGCAACTTGGGGCCAAGGGATACGGCCAATCGAGCGAGTCCCCTGATTTCCTGATCTCACTGCAGGGGGTCAAGAAAACGGTAGAGTCGGGCTCAACGGCAGTCGGCGCTTCTGTCGGTATTCCCGTTGGCAGGGCGGGGACGATCTCCGTGGGTGGCGGGAAGAGCAAGCCTCGGGTCAAACAAGAGGGCACCCTTACCCTGGGCTTTCTGGATCGAACGACCAACACGCTCATCTGGCAGGGAACTGCCACGGCTGCGATCCAGCCGAAGAGTTCTCCTGAAGAGCAGCAGCAGCGCATCAACCAGGTGATCGCGGAACTCTTAAAGAACTTCCCGCCGCAGGTCAGGAAGTAG